A single genomic interval of Scylla paramamosain isolate STU-SP2022 chromosome 4, ASM3559412v1, whole genome shotgun sequence harbors:
- the LOC135100101 gene encoding uncharacterized protein LOC135100101 isoform X3, translated as MTRSPLRRWNLSRESFRNAGRISGDDCRLPSTRRCRWEERKYLKKCCIFAKNTRGQFNKTPAMAPQVPAFEVKLATDSAFKLTWVQRILKSVEDQILTRTGWHLTVFNR; from the exons ATGACCCGTTCTCCCCTGAG GAGGTGGAATTTGAGTAGGGAAAGCTtcagaaatgcaggaaggattAGCGGTGATGACTGCAGGCTGCCATCGACCCGCAG ATgcaggtgggaggagaggaaatacctGAAGAAGTGTTGCATATTTGCCAAGAACACCAGGGGACAGTTTAACAAGACACCTGCAATGGCACCACAAGTTCCTGCCTTTGAAGTGAAGCTTGCTACAGACTCTGCCTTCAAGCTGACATGG gTTCAaaggattctcaagagtgttgaGGATCAGATACTGACAAGAACTGGCTGGCATCTTACTGTgttcaacag aTAA
- the LOC135100101 gene encoding uncharacterized protein LOC135100101 isoform X2 — MEDSYRKSVPASLPTTPESTTTLSSLQKNTINMTRSPLRRWNLSRESFRNAGRISGDDCRLPSTRRWEERKYLKKCCIFAKNTRGQFNKTPAMAPQVPAFEVKLATDSAFKLTWVQRILKSVEDQILTRTGWHLTVFNR; from the exons GAAAAGCGTACCAGCCAGCCTGCCCACCACACCCGAGTCAACAACCACGCTGTCGTCACTGCAGAAAAACACAATCAACATGACCCGTTCTCCCCTGAG GAGGTGGAATTTGAGTAGGGAAAGCTtcagaaatgcaggaaggattAGCGGTGATGACTGCAGGCTGCCATCGACCCGCAG gtgggaggagaggaaatacctGAAGAAGTGTTGCATATTTGCCAAGAACACCAGGGGACAGTTTAACAAGACACCTGCAATGGCACCACAAGTTCCTGCCTTTGAAGTGAAGCTTGCTACAGACTCTGCCTTCAAGCTGACATGG gTTCAaaggattctcaagagtgttgaGGATCAGATACTGACAAGAACTGGCTGGCATCTTACTGTgttcaacag aTAA
- the LOC135100101 gene encoding uncharacterized protein LOC135100101 isoform X1 yields MEDSYRKSVPASLPTTPESTTTLSSLQKNTINMTRSPLRRWNLSRESFRNAGRISGDDCRLPSTRRCRWEERKYLKKCCIFAKNTRGQFNKTPAMAPQVPAFEVKLATDSAFKLTWVQRILKSVEDQILTRTGWHLTVFNR; encoded by the exons GAAAAGCGTACCAGCCAGCCTGCCCACCACACCCGAGTCAACAACCACGCTGTCGTCACTGCAGAAAAACACAATCAACATGACCCGTTCTCCCCTGAG GAGGTGGAATTTGAGTAGGGAAAGCTtcagaaatgcaggaaggattAGCGGTGATGACTGCAGGCTGCCATCGACCCGCAG ATgcaggtgggaggagaggaaatacctGAAGAAGTGTTGCATATTTGCCAAGAACACCAGGGGACAGTTTAACAAGACACCTGCAATGGCACCACAAGTTCCTGCCTTTGAAGTGAAGCTTGCTACAGACTCTGCCTTCAAGCTGACATGG gTTCAaaggattctcaagagtgttgaGGATCAGATACTGACAAGAACTGGCTGGCATCTTACTGTgttcaacag aTAA